A region of the Bos mutus isolate GX-2022 chromosome 18, NWIPB_WYAK_1.1, whole genome shotgun sequence genome:
GTTGTTTACATAGGTcagttcttccaggtctttgtttacctttaGCCCAATATCTGATTCCTTTTTCCACACCTGGCCTACCCTGGGCCCCTTACCCTGGGTGCGCACGCaccgctcagccaagatggatctcaaagtggaggcttctgggaggagcaagaaTCATTATGGCCTGGCGTTATCCCGACTTTtggcctccaaggagcctttttgCGCATGTGTAGGGTCTCCCTTGTCCCAAAAGAGGGGGAGTGAAGATCCCATAATCCTTTATTCAAACAGGGTTTTGCCCTCTTTGTCCTTGCCCTGACTATTACCTTGACTATTGCCATGACTATTAAAGTGTTTACAGCAGACAAACACTGGCTATTTACCCTGCttctgttgttacttccattttgCAGAGCAAACGGGAGGCTGATTGTAAATTCCTCCTGGATCTCATTTATCTCATCTCCGGAAATGCTAACAGTTGTTAAGGATCCAGCCTGAAGCCCACGTCTTTGTGCTCCGtgaaatgcaaacaggaggccAGCTGTAATGTCTAACCTGGAGCCCCTCTATCTCCTGTctcagtccaatggttaagaatccgccttccaatgcaggggacgcggtTTTGAGCCCTGGtcggtgaactaagatcccatatgctgcggggcaactactgagcccacccacTCTATAGCCCTTGCATTGCAATTAGAGAAAGGCTGCATGCTGCCACAAGGAGCCCGTTCGCCAcaggaagacccagagcagccaaaacaaacagaagaactGCAGGTAATGTCCCCGTCCAGGTCATCGCAACAGAGAATTGACACGGCCCTGGGGGCTTTCTCCTTGGATTTTGTGCAGACCATCAGGAGGTCCCCACCAGGTCAGGGCTGCACCCGACAATGGGGTGCCAAGGAGCCGCCCAGCAACCCACCGCTGGGAGGAAACAGGGGAGCGGGCCTGTTGTTGTTGTAAACACGGTGGCCCCACCCCGAACGGAAACACCTGTGGGTGGGGGCTCCTGGAGCGGCCTCAGGTCCCCCTCTGGGTCTCTATTCTCCGTCCTGTCTCTCCGATCTGCCTTTCCCTGTCCCCCATCGCTGTCCCCCGCTCTCTGGGTCCCAGTGCCCCTCCGCGGAGTCTCCCACCCTCCAGCACCAGGTGGGGCAGGCTCGCAGGCTGAACCTCGGGGCGTGCCCCCTTCTGACCCGTCcctgccccttcctgccctctTTGATGCGGCCCCACTTCCTCTGGCAGGAACCCCCGCCCTCACCGGGCCTGGGTAAAAAGGAGCCCCCGGGCCAGTCCAGACGCAAAGTCCCCGGAGGCGGCAGCGGCAGCGGCGGCTCCTCTCTCCTCACGGCCCTGTCTCCCAACCCTTGTACCAGTGTGTGTCTCAGACCCTGGTACAGGTACGGGGAGGCAGGGACCTGGGGATCCCAGCAGCGCCAGGCCTCCGGGCTGGAGTTAACGGGGTAACCAGCGCCTCCCCTAAACCTGAACATCCATCTCTGCCCCGTTGTGGCTCAGGTGAGGGTCTCTGCTGTCTCCCTCTCCTTGGCATCTGTCTGCACCTGCCACCCTCTTGCCTCACCTGTTCCATGCGTGTCTCTGTACCTGCTTCTGTCTCTGACTGGTGTCCAGCAGAGGGGTGTCTCACATCTCTCATCTCCGTATCTGACACTCAAGGTCCctcttcctttccccatttgCCTCTAGCAGAAAGCCTTCCCTGTTAATACCAACTGTTAAGCTCTCTACTTCTCCTGAGTTTTTACCCTGACACTCAAGGTAGCCCTGTCTGGCTCTGTCAGAAATCTCTTCCCCTTCATTTGCCTTGCCCTCATTTTTCCCCATCTCCAATTTCTCTCCTCACCCAAAGCCACCCCATCTGGTCTGTCCTGATTCAGTCCCACCTGAGGGACTTCCTATCCATGCAGCCACCCGTGACCTTCACTGCTAGCTGGCCTCGCTACGCCCTCTAGACCATTTTCCTCACTAGGACTTTTGGGCAAAGTAGTCACCATCATCTGACGCCTGTGGCTCAGGTACTTCCTGGGATCCTAAGCAGAGAACTTGCCCCCTCAGATGAGTTCACTCATCTGCAACAGGCATGGTGCTCACTTAGGAGGGATGGCGGGATGTGTAGGGGGAAAGTGGGTGCCTTGCTTTCCCGTCAGAAAACAATCCCAGCTTGAGGTCAAGACCTTCAACTCCCAAACAGGCAGCTTTGAACCCAAGCCCACCCAACCCACCGACGCTGACACCTAGCAAAGCCAAGAGGGCGGATatttcttcctccccctcccctcagaGACCAGAAAAGGCTCAGAGTCTAGAGAACCCAGGAACCTCCACCCTCACTCACTTCCTCCCCAGAGACTTGCGGGGGGAGCTCAACACCAGGTAGAAAGGCCTTATGAGCACAACACCAAAAGGTAACAAAGACCAAAACATCAGAGGAGGGCAGCGTCTTGATACAGGTTGTCTTCACCCAGACgtgagggcaggaggcaggatgTGGTCCCCATCTTTATGCCCCCAGAGGATGAAGACGAATCCCATCTTCCACATCAACCCCTCCCTCTTGTAGGGGCACAGACAGCCAGAGCCTGCCAGAGATTGGGAAAATAACTTTATTGTGTTTGGGGTAGCAGGCAGAGGTCCAGTCTCAGAACTTCTGGAACTGCTTCTTGGTGCCGGCAGCCTTGGTGACCTTGAGGACATTGAAGCGCACAGTCTTGCTCAGGGGCCGGCATTCGCCCACCGTGACGATGTCGCCGATCTGGACGTCCCTGTGGAGGGAAGCAGGGCTGGGTTAGGGGAGGCTCTGCTCTCAGCAGGCCCTGAAGGCGTCTTCCTGTCTCTAGGTGGAGCCTCTCAGCTTTGGCTCCTCCAAACCCCAACCAAGCTGCTATTTCCAGTTTCACCTGTCCCCAGGTAATTACTGAGCACAAACTACGTGTAAGACCCCGGGCTCCAGGCCATGCGGAGGATGGGCCGACCCTTCCAGGGACAGAAGGCCTCCATCTGTCATGTCCTTTGCAGGACACTGGAGGCTCACAAAGATGGTGATGCATGACCCCTTTACTACCCGCCCCCACAGCTGATGACCTCCACACGGCAGCCAGGGCATCCTGTTAACAGCCAGGTCTGGTCCCACGTCACTCACTCCTGTGcagcccaccccctcctccctgcccggGAGGGCAGCCAACCCTGCTCACCTGAAGCAGGGAGAAAGGTGCACGGACATGTTCTTGTGGCGCTTCTCAAAGCGGTTGTACTTTCGGATGTAGTGAAGGTAGTCTCGGCGGATGACGATGGTCCTCTGCATCTTCATTTTGGTCACCACGCCTGGGGGGACCGGGGGCAGTTCCTGGTCAGGCCCCACAGGGAAGGGAGCCATGGGCAGCCCGGGGTGTCCAGGAAGCAGGGGGCCGTTGAGTAGGGTTCCCAGGAAGCCCTGCTTCCAGCATCAGCTGTGCCAAGTGGCCTTCTCAGCACTGCCCAGGGTGGGCATCTGAAGACCATCGTGAAACAGACATCATTTGCCAAAAGTGTGCCCCCGGGGTCACGAGAAGTCTGCCAAccccttccccaacccaggaccctggagcctcagtgtccccagccCTTCTTCCCTCAGACCCAGGAAGGTCCTCACTCACCAGACAGGATCCGCCCTCGAATGGAGACATTACCCGTAAAAGGGCATTTCTTGTCAATGTAGGTGCCCTCGATGGCCTGCAGGGATAAGGAGGATTAGGGAACTCTGAAAATAGTTCCTGAAAAAAACAAGGGGCGTGGCCTTTCTAAACACACAAACTACAGTTCCCAGCAGCAGCCACTGAGATGTGGATAGGTCAACTCAGTTTGGGCACATGTGCAGGGACACAGGGGTCTCCTCCTTTCTTCTGAGGGTGCCCGTACCTCCTTTGGAGTCTTGAAGCCCAGACCAATGTTCTTGTAGTATCGAGGGAGCTTTTCTTTGCCAGTTTCTCCAAGCAGGaccctctttttattttgaaagatggtCGGTTGCTTTTGGTACGCACGTTCTGTCTAAGGGGATGAGAAGGAAGCAGGTAAGACCCGAGCAGGCAACAACCTGGCCTGGAAAGCTTCACAAAATCCCAATACCATCTTGTCGGGTATTTAACTCCCTGAACGTTGGCCACCAGCGCCAAGCACCCCAGAATTATCTTCCAAGACACTAACCCAAATATATCTCTAATTCAAACTCAACTCTGAACCCAGGGTTACATCAGTATTTATGATCTAAAACACCTCCTACCACCTGGAGCATTCAATCCTTAAAGCCCCAGCGATACAAAACAAGCCTTAAACACCAAAACTGTTCAGCAAAAATTATTCAAGACACAAAGACATCCAACCAGGATGCACGCCTTAACTAACATAGGCGGCTCCAGAATTAAATACCAAACTGACGGGCTCCCTGGAGTGGCCCTTAAACGTCAGTTCTCAAAGGATTAACCCTACAGCCTAAagcctccccccccaaaaaaaaagtacTCTGTAAATCTTGATTTTTGAAAAGACAACTTCCAAAATCCTTGAACCTTAAATTAAACCCCAAATGCGGAGCCTCCAAAATTTAAGTGTTAGTCgtccagtcgtgcccgactctttgcgaccccacggactgcagccccactaggctcttctgtccatgagatttcccaggcaagaatactggaatgggttgccatttccttctccagaggatcttcccgacacagggatcgaacccaggattcctgcactgcaggcagattatttaccgacCGAGCTACAAAGGAACATTTAGGAGGTGCTAATCGAGATTAACGCCAAGACAACTGCCCTCTGCCCGATTTAACCCCTGGGAAATTAACCCCCAAACTGGAGCGCGGAGTCCCACTCTCCAGGACTCGCCTCTGAAACCCAGACCCCGCAGTGTCGGCATCGGCCCGTAGCCCATACCTGAATGTCCGCCATCTTCCCGGCTGCCTGAAAAAAGGAAGGCCGCGGCGGCGTCCGGGTTTCCTTATCGACTGCACAAGGGTTAGAGAGGAAGTGACGACAAAGGGGCGGGACAAACACGGTTTGGGGCGGTGCCTTGGCGAGACTCTGATTGGCGAACGGTCCTACCTAAGCACGCGATTCGCAGACAGAACGAAAGCTGCCATGATGGTCAAGGCAGAGGAGCGGGAAGCGGCACACTGTCTCGCGAGAGTCTTACGCCATCATTGCGCGCCGGCATGCTAGGTCACGTTGGGAAGGCGTGGCCAGCCTTAACCAGCCTATGTTATCGCGACATTTATCGGAAGGCGGCCATGTTCCTGAGATGAGTGAGACCGCGTGGGGTTTGGGACCTCGTGTCTGTTTCCGTGCAAGGTTTGAACGGGCCGTGGCGGCGGCCATCTTTTTGCGGGGCGAGAGACCAGAAAGTGTTAGGAACATGCACGCGCTGCGAAGCGCCATCTTTGTGAGGGACGGACACTACCCATGAACTTCCTGAAGTTTAATAAAAGTCGGTTTCTTTTGTGGGCCGTTTTTTCCCCAGAGAGTGGTTTCgttgaaaattttaattcaaataaaaaaaaagaattttaattcgaatttaaaaaaaaccaaaaaggccTTCTGCTAATTGTTGAACAGCGCTGTCCAATAGTACTCCCCGATatgatgcaaatattttctatctgcGCTGTCCAATACAGTGGTCACTGGCACTGTAAGTGGGGGGCGTGTAACTGTGAacctcaatttttaattttaattttattcgatttaaatagccacatggaGCTAGTTATCCACTGCGTTGGTCACTGCAGGTCCAAATCAAtatcaatttattattttaccaaTTTTTGGAAAGCAAAAATCTAATAGCAATTACCATGTACGCAGAATTGTGCTAACACACTAAGGA
Encoded here:
- the RPS11 gene encoding small ribosomal subunit protein uS17, translating into MADIQTERAYQKQPTIFQNKKRVLLGETGKEKLPRYYKNIGLGFKTPKEAIEGTYIDKKCPFTGNVSIRGRILSGVVTKMKMQRTIVIRRDYLHYIRKYNRFEKRHKNMSVHLSPCFRDVQIGDIVTVGECRPLSKTVRFNVLKVTKAAGTKKQFQKF